From Pseudomonas arsenicoxydans:
GTTCGGCAGCCAGTTCGCCCGTAGCTTCTTGCAGACGGCCAGCCACAGTCGCTGGCTCGATCGCCTGTTGCTGGCACTGGTAGCGTTCAGTGCGGTGGTGGTCGGCTTGTCATTGATGACCAGCTACGCCTTGGCCTTGCGCCTGGCGACAGCCCTTGCTTTGGTGTTCACCGTGGTGATTTTCGTCGCCGGGCTGTGCGCCTGGTTGCGGGGGCTGCGTGTGGCGCGGTATTTCATCATTGCCTGGTCGGCTTTCCTGCTCGGCGGCATCGTCAACACAATGATGGTGTTGGGTTATCTGCCGAATGTGTTCCTGACCATGTATTCCAGCCAGATCGGTTCGGCCATCGAGGTCGCATTGTTGTCCCTGGCGCTGGCCGATCGAATCAATGCCATGCGAGAACAGCAGGCGCAGACGCTGTTCGATGCCGGTCAAAAGCTTGAGGTGCTGAACCAGCAACTGGCCCACAGCAACAAGCTCAAGGACGAATTCCTCGCGACCCTGACCCATGAACTGCGTACGCCCATGAACGGTGTGATCGGTTCGCTGGAATTGATGCAGACCGTAGAGATGGACCCGGAGCTGGAGCAATACCAGCAAACCGCCGCCGGTTCGGCTCGAGACATGATGCGCATGGTCAACGGCATCCTGACCCTGACCGAGTTGCAGGCGGGCAAACTCAAGGCCAGTTCGGCAACGTTCAGTTTGCGTGGTTTGGTCGAGGCCTTGCGGATGCAGTTCGAAGGCAACGCCTTGAGCAAGTCGCTGGATTTAAAGGTCGACGTGACACCGAGTCTGCCGGATCGCTTGAATGGCGACAGCGCCAAGCTGTCGCAATGCCTGGAATGCCTGCTCGATAATGCGATCAAGTTCACCCGCGTCGGAGGGCTGGCGCTGCGAGTGACGGGCAAACCGGTGGACAGCGGTCGACTGGCGTTGTCGTTTGCGGTGATCGACACCGGCATCGGTTTCACTGATCTGGGGGAGGCGACGCTGTACCAGCACTTCTTCCAGCTCGATGGCTCCATGACCCGTGAATACGGTGGACTGGGCGTAGGCCTGGCGATCTGTCGGCAACTGGTCGAATTGCTCGGCGGGCGTCTGACCCATCGATCCGAACCCGGCAGCGGCAGCCGCTTCCAACTGGACGTCGAGTTCGAGCTGCCAGTGGTGGAGCGGCCACCAGTGCCCTTGGTGAACCGCGAATTCTCACGTTTGCGCCTGCCTCAGGACTGCTCGGTGCTGTTGGTAGATGACAACAGCATCAATCAATTGGTGATGCGCGGCATGCTGCTCAAACTCGGGTTCCGGGTGCGTGCTACCGACAGCGGCGCTGCCGCACTCGATCAATTGCAGCGTGAACATTTCGATGCGGTGTTGCTCGATTGCCAGATGCCCAAGCTGGACGGCGCCTCCCTGTGCTGCCAGATCCGCGCCCTGCCGGGGTGTGCCGAACTGCCGGTGTTCGTGGTCGCCATGAGCGGTGAGCGGGAACGCTGTCCGAACGGCGCCTTGATCGACTATCTGAGCAAGCCCGTTAAATTCGAGGATTTGCAAGCGGCGCTTTATCGGCGCGTGCTCTGTCCAGGGCAAGGCGAAAGCGCCGACATTTAGGCAGATATGACACTTTGTTCGGTCAGGGGG
This genomic window contains:
- a CDS encoding hybrid sensor histidine kinase/response regulator; this encodes MRYLLMLLLYLPLMASAVEFDEFTQSLPLGRSLQVYEDAGGQATIADVRAQAAAGSFKAHDKDTLNAGYSRSAFWLKIDLHYRPTNPAAQRTWLLELAYPPLDHLDLYLPDAGGDYQLVRQTGDALPFATREIRQNNYLFDLNFAPDQAQTVYLRLQSEGSVQAPVTLWSSTAYLEAQPVRLYVLGLIYGVLLGMLVYNLFIYLSVRDTSYLYYIFYIASFGLYQLSVNGAAVQYFWPDNPWWANAATPFFIGCAGLFGSQFARSFLQTASHSRWLDRLLLALVAFSAVVVGLSLMTSYALALRLATALALVFTVVIFVAGLCAWLRGLRVARYFIIAWSAFLLGGIVNTMMVLGYLPNVFLTMYSSQIGSAIEVALLSLALADRINAMREQQAQTLFDAGQKLEVLNQQLAHSNKLKDEFLATLTHELRTPMNGVIGSLELMQTVEMDPELEQYQQTAAGSARDMMRMVNGILTLTELQAGKLKASSATFSLRGLVEALRMQFEGNALSKSLDLKVDVTPSLPDRLNGDSAKLSQCLECLLDNAIKFTRVGGLALRVTGKPVDSGRLALSFAVIDTGIGFTDLGEATLYQHFFQLDGSMTREYGGLGVGLAICRQLVELLGGRLTHRSEPGSGSRFQLDVEFELPVVERPPVPLVNREFSRLRLPQDCSVLLVDDNSINQLVMRGMLLKLGFRVRATDSGAAALDQLQREHFDAVLLDCQMPKLDGASLCCQIRALPGCAELPVFVVAMSGERERCPNGALIDYLSKPVKFEDLQAALYRRVLCPGQGESADI